A window of Polaromonas hydrogenivorans contains these coding sequences:
- a CDS encoding LysR family transcriptional regulator — protein MHFDLTDLRLFVVTAEEGNLTRAAARQHLSLAAASARIKALETQAGLSLLYREARGMRLSPPGEAFLHHARGVLRQTEQLRMDLQEYGGGLRGHVRVFANTTAVTDFLPEILPGFLLDNPRVNIDLQEKPNAEIARGVLDGRADIGIVAGQVDTLGLRAIHFSTDRLVLVSSRQHRFAERQRISFAETLDEDAVAMQQGSTLQTFLMQVTEKLGKPLKLRIQLSSFDAMCRMIGAGVGVGIVPESAARRNQDSMQLALIELLEPWSVRERYILVREHEALPAYAQSLIDAICAHYKNPQALE, from the coding sequence ATGCATTTCGACCTGACCGACCTGCGCCTTTTCGTCGTCACCGCCGAAGAAGGCAACCTGACCCGCGCTGCCGCCCGGCAGCATTTGTCGCTGGCGGCGGCCAGCGCCCGCATCAAGGCACTGGAAACGCAAGCCGGGCTGTCCCTGCTCTACCGCGAAGCGCGCGGAATGCGCTTGAGCCCGCCCGGCGAAGCCTTTTTGCACCACGCGCGCGGCGTGCTGCGGCAGACCGAGCAGCTGCGCATGGACCTGCAGGAGTACGGCGGCGGCCTGCGCGGTCATGTCCGGGTGTTTGCCAACACCACGGCGGTGACGGACTTTCTGCCCGAAATCCTGCCGGGATTTCTGCTGGACAACCCGCGCGTGAACATCGACCTTCAGGAAAAACCGAATGCCGAGATTGCGCGCGGCGTGCTCGACGGGCGCGCCGACATCGGCATCGTGGCCGGCCAGGTGGACACGCTGGGCCTGCGGGCGATTCACTTCAGCACCGACCGGCTGGTGCTGGTGAGTTCACGCCAGCACCGTTTCGCCGAACGCCAGCGCATCTCCTTTGCCGAAACGCTGGACGAGGATGCCGTGGCCATGCAGCAAGGCAGCACCCTGCAGACTTTTCTGATGCAGGTGACCGAAAAGCTGGGCAAGCCGCTCAAGCTGCGCATCCAGCTCAGCAGCTTTGACGCCATGTGCCGCATGATCGGCGCCGGCGTGGGGGTCGGCATCGTTCCCGAGAGCGCGGCGCGGCGCAACCAGGACAGCATGCAACTCGCGCTCATCGAGTTGCTGGAGCCGTGGAGCGTGCGCGAGCGCTACATCCTGGTTCGGGAGCATGAAGCCCTTCCGGCCTATGCGCAGTCGCTGATTGATGCGATTTGCGCGCATTACAAAAACCCCCAGGCGCTTGAGTAG
- a CDS encoding FAS1-like dehydratase domain-containing protein, whose protein sequence is MMTANKTEIEPRTLDAATLAHLQGWSGKSETLVDDITAAPVRGLSATLDRDDPAPRLGTALPPLWHWLYFLPQHRQSEIGPDGHARRGGFLPPVPLPRRMWAGGRLQWLQANPLVVGDAVQRISRIESVTHKAGRTGDLLFVLVKHEVHNASGLALTEEHDIVYRAAAQPGDPVPPPVAAEQGAAWQRSITPDDVLLFRYSALTFNGHRIHYDRKYVTEVEGYPGLIVHGPLIATLLVDLVRRQSPGAFIKSFNFKAVRPTFDLHPFRLNGQPSADGKTVKLWAEDHEGWLTMQATAELA, encoded by the coding sequence ATGATGACTGCAAACAAAACCGAAATAGAGCCCCGGACCCTCGACGCCGCCACCCTGGCCCATCTGCAGGGCTGGTCGGGCAAGTCGGAAACCCTGGTGGACGACATCACCGCCGCGCCGGTGCGCGGTCTGTCCGCCACGCTGGACCGCGATGATCCGGCCCCCAGGCTAGGCACGGCGCTGCCGCCGCTGTGGCACTGGCTGTATTTTTTGCCGCAGCATCGCCAAAGCGAGATCGGACCCGACGGCCATGCCCGGCGCGGTGGTTTCCTGCCGCCCGTGCCGCTGCCGCGCCGCATGTGGGCCGGCGGCCGGCTGCAATGGCTGCAGGCGAATCCCCTCGTGGTCGGCGATGCCGTCCAGCGCATCTCACGCATCGAGTCCGTCACGCACAAGGCCGGACGCACCGGCGACCTGCTGTTTGTGCTGGTCAAGCACGAAGTCCACAATGCCAGCGGCCTGGCGCTGACTGAGGAACACGACATCGTGTACCGCGCCGCCGCCCAGCCGGGCGACCCGGTGCCGCCGCCCGTGGCCGCGGAACAAGGCGCGGCCTGGCAGCGCAGCATCACGCCTGACGACGTACTGCTGTTTCGCTACTCCGCGCTGACCTTCAATGGCCACCGCATCCACTACGACCGCAAGTACGTCACCGAGGTGGAGGGCTATCCGGGCCTGATCGTTCACGGCCCGCTGATTGCCACGCTGCTGGTCGATCTGGTGCGCCGCCAGTCGCCCGGCGCCTTCATCAAAAGTTTCAACTTCAAGGCGGTGCGGCCGACGTTCGATTTGCATCCGTTCCGGCTCAACGGCCAGCCTTCGGCCGACGGCAAAACCGTCAAGCTCTGGGCCGAGGACCATGAAGGCTGGCTCACCATGCAGGCCACGGCCGAGCTGGCCTGA
- a CDS encoding acyl-CoA dehydrogenase family protein, with protein sequence MIKTKTDPYQDIRDAVRALCAEFPDEYHRKIDEARGYPEAFVDALTQAGWLAAMIPHEYGGSGLGLTEASVVMEEINRSGGNSGACHGQMYNMGTLLRHGSEAQKELYLPKIATGEWRLQSMGVTEPSTGTDTTKIKTTAVKKDGRYVINGQKVWISRVQHSDWMILLARTTPLAEVKKKSEGMSIFMVDLRQAEKSGMTVRPIPNMVNHETNELFFENLEIPEENLIGQEGQGFKYILDGLNAERTLIAAECIGDGYWFIDRVTKYVSERVVFGRPIGQNQGVQFPIAEAYIEIEAANLMRYQACELFDARQPCGAQANMAKYLAAKASWEAANACIQFHGGFGFANEYDVERKFRETRLYQVAPISTNLILSYVAEHELGLPRSF encoded by the coding sequence ATGATCAAAACCAAGACCGACCCCTACCAGGACATCCGCGATGCGGTGCGCGCGCTGTGCGCCGAGTTTCCCGATGAATACCACCGCAAGATCGACGAGGCCCGGGGCTACCCGGAAGCCTTTGTCGATGCGCTGACCCAGGCCGGCTGGCTGGCCGCCATGATCCCGCACGAGTACGGCGGCTCCGGCCTGGGCCTGACCGAGGCCTCGGTGGTCATGGAGGAGATCAACCGCAGCGGCGGCAATTCGGGCGCCTGTCACGGCCAGATGTACAACATGGGAACGCTGCTGCGCCATGGCTCCGAGGCGCAAAAAGAGCTGTACCTGCCAAAAATAGCCACGGGCGAGTGGCGCCTGCAGTCGATGGGCGTGACCGAGCCCAGCACCGGCACCGACACCACCAAGATCAAGACCACCGCCGTGAAAAAGGACGGCCGCTACGTCATCAACGGCCAGAAGGTCTGGATCTCGCGCGTGCAGCATTCGGACTGGATGATCCTGCTGGCGCGCACCACGCCGCTGGCCGAGGTGAAGAAAAAGAGCGAAGGCATGTCGATCTTCATGGTCGATCTGCGCCAGGCCGAAAAGTCCGGCATGACGGTGCGGCCGATTCCCAACATGGTCAACCACGAGACCAACGAGCTGTTCTTCGAGAACCTCGAAATCCCCGAGGAGAACCTGATCGGCCAGGAAGGCCAGGGCTTCAAGTACATCCTGGACGGGCTGAACGCCGAGCGCACCTTGATCGCCGCCGAGTGCATCGGCGACGGCTACTGGTTCATCGACCGCGTGACCAAGTACGTCAGCGAGCGCGTGGTCTTCGGCCGGCCCATCGGCCAGAACCAGGGCGTGCAGTTCCCGATTGCCGAGGCCTACATCGAGATCGAGGCCGCCAACCTGATGCGCTACCAGGCTTGCGAGCTGTTCGATGCGCGCCAGCCCTGCGGCGCCCAGGCCAACATGGCCAAGTACCTGGCGGCCAAGGCCAGTTGGGAAGCGGCCAATGCCTGCATCCAGTTCCACGGCGGCTTCGGCTTTGCCAATGAATACGACGTGGAGCGCAAGTTCCGCGAGACGCGCCTGTACCAGGTCGCGCCGATTTCGACCAATCTGATCCTGAGCTACGTAGCCGAGCATGAGCTGGGCCTGCCGCGCTCATTCTGA
- a CDS encoding CaiB/BaiF CoA transferase family protein, producing MTRPLDGITVVSLEHAIAAPFCTRQLADLGARVIKVERPGVGDFARAYDSRVKGQASHFVWTNRSKESLTLDLKQPAALAALKDLLGQADVLVQNLAPGAAARMGLSFETLSKLHPKLIVCDISGYGEDGPYRDKKAYDLLIQSEAGMLSITGTPDEPSKAGNSMADIAAGMYAYTGILSALLLRGKTGQGSHIDVSMLESLAEWMGYPLYYAFEGAPPPPRTAASHASIYPYGPFQAGDGGTVMLGLQNEREWKFFCEVVLQDAALASDARFDSNAKRNEHREALKALILATFASLNTAEVVARLDKAQIANARMNSMAEVWAHPQLKARERWQSVDSPAGAIPALLPPGRNNAFDYRMDAIPAVGEHTEAILRELGQGDDEIARLRAAGAI from the coding sequence ATGACACGACCGCTTGACGGCATCACCGTTGTTTCGCTCGAACATGCGATTGCCGCGCCGTTCTGCACCCGCCAGCTGGCCGACCTGGGCGCGCGCGTCATCAAGGTCGAGCGCCCCGGCGTAGGCGACTTCGCGCGCGCCTATGACAGCCGCGTCAAGGGCCAGGCCTCGCATTTCGTCTGGACCAACCGCTCCAAGGAAAGCCTGACGCTCGATCTCAAGCAGCCGGCGGCGCTGGCGGCGCTGAAAGACCTGCTGGGCCAGGCCGATGTGCTGGTGCAAAACCTCGCGCCCGGCGCGGCGGCGCGCATGGGGCTGTCGTTCGAGACGCTCAGCAAGCTGCATCCGAAGCTGATCGTCTGCGACATCTCGGGCTATGGCGAGGACGGACCCTACCGCGACAAGAAGGCTTACGACCTGCTGATCCAGAGCGAAGCGGGCATGCTGTCGATCACCGGCACGCCCGACGAACCCAGCAAGGCCGGCAATTCGATGGCCGACATTGCCGCTGGCATGTATGCCTACACCGGCATTTTGTCGGCGCTGCTGCTGCGCGGCAAGACCGGGCAGGGCAGCCACATCGACGTGTCGATGCTTGAATCGCTGGCCGAATGGATGGGCTACCCGCTGTATTACGCGTTCGAGGGCGCGCCGCCGCCGCCGCGCACGGCCGCATCGCACGCCAGCATCTACCCGTACGGGCCGTTCCAGGCCGGCGACGGCGGCACGGTCATGCTGGGCCTGCAGAACGAGCGCGAGTGGAAGTTTTTCTGCGAGGTGGTGCTCCAGGATGCGGCCCTGGCCAGCGATGCGCGCTTTGACAGCAATGCGAAACGCAATGAACACCGCGAGGCGCTCAAGGCCCTCATTCTGGCGACCTTTGCCAGCCTGAACACGGCCGAGGTCGTGGCGCGGCTGGACAAGGCGCAGATCGCCAACGCCCGCATGAACAGCATGGCCGAGGTCTGGGCGCACCCGCAGCTCAAGGCGCGTGAGCGCTGGCAGAGCGTGGACTCGCCGGCAGGCGCTATTCCAGCGCTGCTGCCGCCGGGGCGGAACAACGCGTTCGACTACCGCATGGACGCGATTCCGGCCGTCGGCGAGCACACCGAGGCCATCCTGCGCGAACTGGGCCAGGGCGATGACGAGATTGCCCGTCTGCGCGCGGCGGGCGCCATCTGA
- a CDS encoding MmgE/PrpD family protein, producing MNSTTPTARLAAFAASLRFDDIPGPVVRRAEDLLVDWFGSTVAGHGSRPVASITRFAQAMGPQAGPSEVIVSRARTSPYLAAMANAAASHVAEQDDVHNGSVFHPATVVFPAAVATAQALGASGQELLTASVVGYEVGIRVGEFLGRSHYKVFHTTGTAGTLAAAAAVGHLLGLDARQMQHAFGSAGTQSAGLWEFLRTAADSKQLHTAHAAAAGLMSAYLAQDGFTGAAQILEGPQGMAAGMSSDADVARLTDGLGTRWATAETSFKFHASCRHTHPAADALLQVMQAHALKPEDLARVVTQVHQGAIDVLGPVLRPATVHQSKFSMGTVLALVARFGHAGLAEFDQHFLDDATQSLAGRVSMELDAEVDAAYPQRWIGKVTVHTTDSRVLHGRVDEPKGDPGNTLSRAEITAKALRLAAFSGGATADEMQASVDALWQIAGVPVVGSLLRQREASPAHV from the coding sequence ATGAATTCCACAACCCCGACGGCCCGGCTGGCCGCCTTTGCCGCCAGCCTGCGCTTCGACGACATTCCCGGGCCGGTGGTCCGCCGGGCCGAAGATTTGCTGGTGGACTGGTTCGGCTCGACCGTCGCCGGCCACGGCTCGCGTCCGGTCGCGAGCATCACGCGCTTTGCACAGGCCATGGGACCGCAGGCCGGCCCCAGCGAAGTGATCGTCAGCCGCGCCCGCACCAGCCCCTACCTGGCGGCCATGGCCAACGCGGCCGCCTCGCATGTGGCCGAACAGGACGATGTGCACAACGGCTCGGTGTTCCATCCGGCCACCGTCGTCTTCCCGGCCGCCGTGGCGACCGCGCAGGCGCTGGGCGCCAGCGGCCAGGAACTGCTCACCGCATCGGTCGTGGGCTACGAGGTCGGCATCCGCGTCGGTGAATTCCTCGGCCGTTCGCACTACAAGGTGTTCCACACGACCGGCACGGCCGGCACGCTGGCGGCGGCTGCGGCCGTGGGCCATCTGCTCGGGCTCGATGCGCGGCAGATGCAGCACGCCTTTGGCTCGGCCGGCACGCAATCGGCGGGGCTGTGGGAGTTTTTGCGCACCGCAGCCGATTCAAAACAACTGCACACCGCGCACGCGGCGGCGGCCGGGCTGATGTCGGCCTACCTCGCGCAGGACGGCTTTACCGGCGCGGCGCAGATTCTCGAAGGCCCGCAGGGCATGGCCGCCGGCATGTCGAGCGACGCCGATGTCGCCCGGCTCACCGACGGTTTGGGCACGCGCTGGGCCACGGCCGAAACGTCGTTCAAATTCCACGCGTCCTGCCGCCACACGCATCCGGCGGCCGATGCGCTGCTGCAGGTCATGCAGGCCCATGCGCTTAAACCAGAAGACCTGGCCCGCGTCGTCACGCAGGTGCACCAGGGCGCGATTGACGTGCTGGGTCCGGTGCTGCGGCCCGCCACGGTGCATCAATCCAAGTTCTCGATGGGCACGGTGCTGGCGCTGGTGGCGCGCTTCGGCCATGCCGGGCTGGCCGAATTCGACCAGCATTTCCTGGACGATGCCACGCAAAGCCTGGCAGGGCGCGTGAGCATGGAACTCGACGCCGAGGTCGATGCCGCCTACCCGCAGCGCTGGATCGGCAAGGTCACGGTGCACACCACGGACAGCCGCGTGCTGCACGGCCGGGTCGATGAGCCCAAGGGCGACCCCGGCAACACGCTGAGCCGCGCCGAGATCACCGCCAAGGCACTGCGGCTGGCCGCGTTCAGCGGCGGCGCGACGGCTGATGAAATGCAGGCGTCAGTCGATGCGCTGTGGCAGATCGCCGGCGTGCCGGTGGTCGGCTCCTTGTTGCGCCAACGTGAAGCGAGTCCAGCCCATGTCTGA
- a CDS encoding HpcH/HpaI aldolase/citrate lyase family protein translates to MSETSVTLALASARSFLFVPATRPERFAKALASGADAVIIDLEDAVAPADKSAARQALMQAFDGIDAAQRHRLLVRINAAGTPWHADDLIALRELAAHGLGAAMVSKAESAAVLAEVAAHTGPSCALLPLIESVAGLDALDALAACPRVARLAFGHLDFQADAGLACDAAELELVPVRLALVLASRRAGLSAPVDGISPGTRDTAQLSLDAARSRRGGFGGKLCIHPAQAAAVNAAFSPGAAEIDWARRVQAAFEAAGGGVFSLDGRMVDAPVLLLAQRTLAQAALHALM, encoded by the coding sequence ATGTCTGAAACCTCTGTGACCCTGGCGCTGGCTTCGGCGCGCTCGTTTTTGTTTGTGCCTGCCACCCGGCCCGAGCGCTTTGCCAAGGCGCTGGCATCCGGTGCCGACGCCGTCATCATCGACCTGGAAGACGCGGTGGCCCCGGCCGACAAGAGCGCCGCACGGCAGGCCCTGATGCAGGCGTTTGACGGCATTGATGCGGCCCAGCGCCATCGCCTGCTGGTGCGCATCAACGCCGCCGGCACGCCCTGGCATGCCGACGACCTGATTGCCCTGCGCGAGCTGGCCGCGCACGGACTGGGCGCGGCGATGGTGTCCAAGGCCGAATCGGCGGCTGTGCTGGCCGAGGTGGCGGCGCACACAGGCCCCTCCTGCGCGCTGCTGCCGCTGATCGAGTCGGTCGCCGGCCTCGATGCCCTTGACGCGCTGGCGGCCTGCCCGCGGGTAGCGCGCCTGGCCTTCGGCCACCTCGATTTCCAGGCCGATGCGGGCCTGGCCTGCGATGCGGCCGAGCTTGAACTGGTGCCGGTGCGCCTGGCGCTGGTGCTGGCCTCGCGCCGCGCCGGACTGTCCGCGCCGGTCGATGGCATTTCGCCCGGCACGCGGGACACGGCGCAGCTGAGCCTTGACGCGGCGCGCAGCCGGCGCGGCGGCTTTGGCGGCAAGCTGTGCATCCACCCGGCGCAGGCAGCGGCGGTGAATGCGGCGTTCTCGCCCGGCGCTGCCGAGATCGACTGGGCGCGGCGCGTGCAGGCGGCCTTTGAGGCGGCCGGCGGCGGCGTGTTCAGCCTCGATGGCCGCATGGTCGATGCGCCGGTATTGCTCCTGGCGCAGCGCACGCTGGCGCAGGCGGCGCTGCATGCGCTGATGTAG
- a CDS encoding tripartite tricarboxylate transporter substrate binding protein BugD, which yields MVAAVAGLAASASAQAPFPDRPISLVVPFAAGGPTDVVARMIAVPMGKSLGQAVVVENAVGAGGTIAATKVARAAPNGYTLFIHHMGMATAPALYKKLSFDPLKDFEYIGQVVDVPMTLLGRKDFPANNLQELKAYIKANPNKVSLANAGLGAVSHLCGLLFMTQLGAELNTIPYKGTGPAMNDLLGGQVDLLCDQTTQTVPMIKEGRIKAFGVTTLKRLSALPNVPTLDEQGMKGFEVKVWHGMYAPKGTPKPVLDKITAALQAAMQDPMVRQRLADLSSEPAPMDKINASGLKTHLEAEIAKWGPVIKKAGIYAD from the coding sequence ATGGTCGCGGCTGTGGCCGGCCTCGCGGCCTCCGCGTCGGCGCAGGCGCCGTTCCCCGACCGGCCGATCTCGCTGGTGGTGCCGTTCGCGGCCGGCGGCCCGACCGACGTGGTGGCGCGCATGATCGCCGTTCCCATGGGCAAGTCGCTGGGGCAGGCGGTGGTGGTCGAAAACGCGGTGGGCGCCGGCGGCACGATTGCCGCCACCAAGGTCGCGCGCGCCGCGCCCAACGGCTACACCCTGTTCATCCACCACATGGGCATGGCGACCGCGCCGGCGCTCTACAAAAAGCTGTCTTTCGATCCGCTGAAGGATTTCGAGTACATCGGCCAGGTCGTCGATGTGCCGATGACGCTGCTCGGGCGCAAGGACTTTCCGGCCAACAACCTGCAGGAGCTGAAGGCCTACATCAAGGCCAACCCGAACAAGGTGTCGCTGGCCAACGCCGGCCTGGGCGCGGTGTCGCACCTGTGCGGCCTGCTGTTCATGACCCAGCTGGGCGCCGAACTCAACACCATTCCCTACAAGGGAACCGGCCCGGCCATGAACGACCTGCTCGGCGGCCAGGTCGATTTGCTGTGCGACCAGACCACGCAGACCGTGCCGATGATCAAGGAGGGCCGCATCAAGGCCTTCGGCGTGACCACGCTCAAGCGCCTGTCGGCCCTGCCCAATGTGCCCACGCTCGACGAGCAGGGCATGAAAGGTTTTGAAGTGAAGGTCTGGCACGGCATGTATGCGCCCAAGGGAACGCCCAAGCCGGTGCTCGACAAGATCACCGCCGCGCTGCAGGCCGCCATGCAGGACCCGATGGTCAGGCAGCGCCTGGCGGACCTGAGTTCCGAGCCGGCGCCCATGGACAAGATCAATGCCAGCGGCCTGAAGACCCACCTCGAAGCCGAAATCGCCAAGTGGGGGCCGGTGATCAAGAAGGCCGGCATTTACGCGGATTGA
- a CDS encoding glycerophosphodiester phosphodiesterase: MKSHLSIIAAAIACASLPACAGDNAFAALTPLPARLVIGHRGASALRPEHTLESYARAIEDGANVIEPDLVSTKDGVLVARHENEISGTTNVASKPEFAARKTTKLIDNVSTTGWFTEDFTLAELQTLRARERIPANRPANTAFDGQFLVPTFQAVMDLAKAKTRETGRTIAIYPETKHPSHFKSIGLPLEQRLVDALDANGYRGQSAPVFIQSFEVANLKEIRQLTDVRIVQLLSASGQPEDFRLAGDARTYADISSASGLREVAAYANGIGPDKAMVIPRNAQNRLGTPTSLVTDAHAAGLVVHPYTFRPENPFLPADLRRGSAASPSERGDLAAEISAYLRAGIDGFFTDDPAIGRAALDSFTK; this comes from the coding sequence ATGAAATCGCATCTTTCCATCATCGCAGCGGCCATCGCCTGCGCCAGTTTGCCCGCATGCGCCGGCGACAACGCTTTTGCGGCCTTGACGCCGCTGCCAGCCCGGCTGGTGATTGGCCACCGGGGCGCCAGCGCCCTGCGGCCGGAACACACGCTCGAATCCTATGCCAGGGCGATTGAAGACGGCGCCAATGTCATTGAACCCGACCTGGTCAGCACCAAGGACGGGGTATTGGTGGCACGCCATGAAAACGAGATTTCCGGCACCACCAATGTGGCCAGCAAGCCGGAGTTTGCCGCGCGCAAGACCACCAAGCTAATCGACAACGTCAGCACCACCGGCTGGTTCACCGAAGACTTCACGCTGGCCGAGTTGCAAACGCTGCGCGCCCGGGAACGCATTCCCGCCAACCGCCCGGCCAACACCGCATTCGACGGCCAGTTCCTGGTGCCGACCTTCCAGGCCGTGATGGACCTGGCGAAGGCCAAGACGCGCGAAACTGGCCGCACGATTGCGATCTACCCGGAAACCAAGCACCCCAGCCATTTCAAGTCCATCGGGCTGCCGCTCGAACAACGGCTGGTCGATGCGCTGGACGCCAACGGCTATCGCGGCCAGTCGGCACCGGTGTTCATCCAGTCGTTTGAAGTCGCCAATTTGAAGGAAATCCGCCAGTTGACCGATGTGCGCATCGTGCAATTGCTGTCGGCCAGCGGCCAGCCCGAGGACTTCCGGCTGGCGGGTGACGCGCGCACCTATGCCGACATCAGCAGCGCTAGCGGGTTGCGCGAGGTCGCCGCCTATGCCAACGGCATCGGGCCTGACAAAGCCATGGTGATTCCGCGCAATGCGCAAAACAGGCTGGGCACGCCGACTTCACTCGTGACTGACGCGCATGCGGCCGGCCTGGTCGTGCATCCCTACACCTTCCGGCCCGAAAACCCCTTCCTGCCCGCAGACCTGCGCCGAGGCAGCGCCGCATCGCCGAGCGAGCGCGGCGACCTGGCGGCCGAAATCAGCGCCTACCTGCGGGCGGGCATTGACGGTTTTTTCACCGACGACCCGGCCATCGGCCGGGCAGCGCTGGACAGCTTCACGAAGTAG
- a CDS encoding dienelactone hydrolase family protein, with the protein MPPRLTAQDFDQELLILFDAYVHGSLDRRGFLAQAQKFARAGLTAAGLLAALSPDFAAGQQVPKDDARLKTERLSYPSPAGTGSVSGYLARPASAGSARLPAVLVIHENRGLNPHIEDIVRRLALDGFMAFAPDALTPLGGYPGDEEKARTAFATLDQAKALEDFVAAAQWLKTRGDATGKLGAVGFCYGGGIVHLLATRLPGLNAGVPFYGNTPSPAEAAKVKAPLLVQQAAVDERINAAWPAYEAALKAAGVKYAVYQYPGTQHGFNNDTTPRYDAAAAKLAWERTLAFFKTRLQGDSASA; encoded by the coding sequence ATGCCGCCACGCCTGACCGCTCAAGACTTCGACCAGGAACTGCTGATCCTTTTCGATGCCTATGTCCACGGCAGCCTGGACCGGCGCGGTTTTCTGGCCCAGGCGCAAAAGTTCGCCAGGGCCGGCCTGACCGCCGCCGGCCTGCTGGCCGCGCTGAGCCCCGACTTTGCCGCCGGCCAGCAGGTTCCCAAGGATGACGCGCGGCTGAAGACCGAACGTCTCAGCTATCCCTCGCCCGCCGGCACCGGCAGCGTCAGCGGCTACCTGGCGCGCCCGGCCAGCGCGGGCTCGGCCAGGCTGCCGGCGGTGCTGGTGATTCACGAAAACCGGGGCCTGAACCCGCACATCGAAGACATCGTGCGCCGCCTGGCGCTGGACGGCTTCATGGCCTTTGCGCCCGATGCGCTGACGCCGCTGGGCGGCTACCCCGGCGACGAAGAAAAGGCCCGCACGGCCTTTGCCACCCTGGACCAGGCCAAGGCGCTGGAAGATTTCGTGGCGGCGGCCCAGTGGCTCAAAACCCGCGGCGATGCCACCGGCAAGCTCGGCGCGGTGGGCTTTTGCTACGGCGGCGGCATCGTGCATCTGCTGGCCACGCGCCTGCCCGGCCTGAATGCGGGTGTTCCCTTTTACGGCAACACGCCATCGCCCGCAGAAGCGGCCAAGGTCAAGGCGCCCCTGCTGGTGCAGCAGGCCGCCGTGGACGAGCGCATCAACGCCGCCTGGCCGGCCTATGAAGCCGCGCTGAAGGCGGCGGGTGTGAAGTACGCGGTGTACCAGTACCCGGGCACGCAGCACGGCTTCAACAACGACACCACGCCGCGCTATGACGCGGCAGCCGCCAAACTGGCCTGGGAGCGCACGCTGGCTTTCTTCAAGACCAGGCTGCAGGGCGACTCGGCCAGCGCCTGA
- a CDS encoding NYN domain-containing protein, whose amino-acid sequence MRQRASESQPSVALYWDFENLHASLCEARQEGAYSKQDNRFRVQEPLIDIQAVVELAASFGPIAINRAYCNWQYFSRYRDALLQCAVELIQLFPPGGSAKNGADIKLCLDAMEDMGRFGHIGTIIIVGGDSDFMPVSQKVKAAGRSLIGIGARKSTNRHWAKSCHEFRYYENLVESQPQAPALQPAQPLQDDAAADIFRRAIRLLAETQGDAWVSQAALWQMIKRLDSTFDPKEHGHASFLAMRQAFDALVEVRQGDDAEPMLRLR is encoded by the coding sequence ATGCGCCAGCGCGCCAGCGAATCACAACCCTCGGTTGCCCTGTATTGGGATTTTGAAAACCTGCATGCCAGCCTGTGCGAGGCGCGGCAGGAGGGCGCCTACAGCAAGCAGGACAACCGCTTTCGGGTGCAGGAGCCGCTGATCGACATTCAGGCGGTGGTCGAGCTGGCCGCGTCGTTCGGGCCGATTGCCATCAACCGGGCTTACTGCAACTGGCAGTATTTCAGCCGCTACCGCGATGCGCTGCTGCAATGCGCGGTCGAGCTGATCCAGCTGTTCCCGCCGGGCGGATCGGCCAAGAACGGCGCCGACATCAAGCTGTGCCTGGACGCCATGGAGGACATGGGCCGCTTTGGCCACATCGGCACCATCATCATCGTGGGTGGCGACAGCGACTTCATGCCGGTGTCGCAAAAGGTCAAGGCGGCCGGCCGCAGCCTGATCGGCATCGGCGCCCGAAAATCGACCAACCGCCACTGGGCCAAGAGCTGCCACGAGTTTCGCTACTACGAGAACCTGGTCGAAAGTCAGCCGCAAGCGCCTGCGCTCCAGCCCGCGCAGCCGCTGCAGGATGACGCTGCGGCGGACATCTTCAGGCGCGCGATTCGCCTGCTTGCCGAAACCCAGGGCGATGCGTGGGTCAGCCAGGCGGCCCTCTGGCAGATGATCAAGCGGCTGGATTCGACCTTTGACCCGAAGGAGCACGGACACGCCAGTTTCCTGGCCATGCGCCAGGCCTTCGATGCGCTGGTGGAAGTCCGGCAAGGCGACGACGCGGAGCCCATGCTTCGGCTGCGCTGA
- a CDS encoding DUF4389 domain-containing protein — translation MNDEMLKLPPPRKLWVRALLMILLAAAFQLAASVLLFVAVLQLILAATSASNARLQELGRSLGRYLAQIAEFESFGSEALPFPFSAWPPGNSRISL, via the coding sequence ATGAATGATGAAATGCTCAAGCTTCCCCCGCCGCGCAAGCTGTGGGTTCGGGCGCTCTTGATGATTTTGCTGGCAGCGGCCTTTCAACTCGCTGCATCGGTGCTGCTGTTTGTCGCCGTCCTGCAACTGATATTGGCCGCCACCAGCGCATCCAATGCGCGCCTGCAGGAACTGGGCCGCAGCCTGGGCCGCTACCTGGCGCAAATCGCCGAGTTTGAAAGCTTCGGCAGCGAGGCGCTGCCCTTCCCGTTCAGCGCCTGGCCTCCGGGCAACAGCCGAATCAGCCTCTAG